One Gossypium hirsutum isolate 1008001.06 chromosome A11, Gossypium_hirsutum_v2.1, whole genome shotgun sequence genomic window carries:
- the LOC107901383 gene encoding GATA transcription factor 18: protein MHRCSSSQGNMVGPCSCGLYQSQSNSSWLFSMPNHRSCDETNMYPFMPSSSSSVDCTLSLGTPSTRLCEDDDKHIRHERSNPCISNYCWDMLQNKSAPYSHQTTKASRGSNGNSSNGSGNDPLLARRCANCDTTSTPLWRNGPRGPKSLCNACGIRFKKEERRATAANANNSSSATASMLEQQHHGYQYHHNNSWVHQNQKMPCFSPLNEFRFIDDTDRDSDTGIPYLSWRLNVTDRPTSLVHDFTR from the exons ATGCACAGGTGCAGTAGCTCTCAGGGAAACATGGTGGGTCCATGTTCATGTGGCCTGTATCAAAGCCAAAGCAACTCCTCGTGGCTATTTTCCATGCCGAACCACCGATCTTGCGATGAAACCAACATGTACCCTTTCATGCCCTCTTCATCTTCTTCCGTTGATTGCACTCTCTCTTTGGGAACTCCATCCACTCGTCTTTGTGAAGACGACGACAAGCATATCCGCCATGAACGTAGTAACCCTTGCATTTCCAACTATTGCTGGGACATGTTGCAGAACAAGAGCGCACCTTATTCACACCAAACCACCAAAGCTAGCCGTGGAAGCAATGGAAATAGCAGTAACGGCTCAGGCAACGATCCTCTCTTAGCTCGCCGCTGCGCCAACTGCGACACTACTTCAACCCCACTTTGGAGGAACGGGCCGAGGGGTCCAAAG TCACTTTGCAATGCCTGCGGGATTCGattcaaaaaagaagaaagaagagctACAGCAGCAAATGCAAACAACTCATCGAGTGCAACAGCTTCAATGCTGGAACAGCAACACCATGGCTATCAGTATCACCACAACAATTCATGGGTTCATCAGAACCAAAAAATGCCATGTTTTTCCCCTCTTAATGAATTCAGGTTCATTGACGATACTGATCGAGATTCTGATACTGGAATCCCCTACCTTTCTTGGAGACTCAACGTCACAGACAGGCCAACAAGCCTTGTCCATGACTttacaagataa